Part of the Primulina huaijiensis isolate GDHJ02 chromosome 15, ASM1229523v2, whole genome shotgun sequence genome is shown below.
tggaagaaaagaaaatacaaaAGCCGTAAATCGGATCCCTAAACCTGACAAATTCAAgaattattatatgcattgacaTGACAATGAAATGCAGACAACAGATTTCAACTAAACAAGTAACATCACATAAGAACAACAAAAACATATCACGTTGGTTACAAATACATGTAGTATGTTACcctatttttttatgttttcctTTACCAGAGGCTAAAAAAATTCCCCTAGATTGTATAGCTAAAGGAAAAGTAAAGAAATTGAAAAACAGGGGCTGCCGCTATGCAATCAAACAATATATATTCCAGCAATCAAGAAATGTCTACTTGTACGGATAAAGTAATTCTAACGACCATGATTCTTTAATTCCATTTCATAGCTTGTTCGATGACGAAAACTTTGTTTCTTGAATCTAGGGACATAGCATAAAATTGTGAATCATTCTTAATATAGCATCTTCAAGCTGTGAACCATCAGATCACCTAATCCTTGGTGAGATAAAATACATCAATTATTGGAATAACCTGGCTTAGAGATTCAGAATTCCAAAGTAAACATTATCAATTAATATCGGCATATCTCATATTTCCGTTAATCTAAACTGAACACGACAAGTTCAAGACTCAATACGAGATCTTGTATAAtgcttaaattttgaaatagaaatagaaatagaaAATTGTTGAGCCGTTCCTTACATTTTCAGTTTGATTCTTGATAAATCGCCATAAATTGTTTGAATTTAAAGATCTAAGGATCCATAGCCATGAATTTTTAGGATAATCCCTCAGAAAGTTGAGAAACTTACCCCCAAACAGTAGCTGGTAGCGTAGAAAACACTGATTCGAAGCTTAAATGGAGCTCCCAGCTTGAATTTTGGAAGAAATCCCACGAGGAAAATCAGGGTTTTTCTCTATTTCCAATTTTCCACCCGTTGGTAAAGTTTGTTACGcggttttttaattaaataataactaatatataatatttaagtacacaaataaatataataaatattgatattagTATATTTCTAATATtatactcaatttttttttatcaaatctaaaataatttattctatatatatgtttcaaattttcaatattttgtaataaattttataagaaaaaataattgtaaaacCAAGGAGTGCATTTTGTCTGAATAGGACCGTAGAGAAGGTTTAGATATGACATTTTAACTATTCTCATAGGAATTTAAAAGCAAGTCTCTCAtaataatacaaatacaaatacaaataataaaaaaacatacaaaaaaaaattaaatgtaataaaCCGGGGTCCAAAACCCGGCCTCCtcgtatttttttattttctacattatattttaaaattattaaaatcgttattatttttaaagtattattattattagtaataaaatatgagaaaattcaattttttaaaataatatactattattaaaatataaatgtaacaaataaataagttatattatgattattaacCAGAATAAACTAACAATAATATAACAATTTGTCATTAAGCCTCCAGCTGCATATTAATGGAGACAATAATATAAActaacaataatataataatataaaaatgttgGTCCAAACACTCGATTCAGAAGCATTATGTGATTATTATGCTACACAACAACGAAATCAGCGCATGCGTACTTGTACAAGCCTATACGATTTACATTCTTGACCTATGTTCGTGTCTAAGAAAAGATAACAATCCACAACGAAAGAACACAGCACGTCTGCAAAATCAACAGCTTCAAAAACCTGCACCAAATGTGAATAATAATTTGTCATTAAGATTATGATCAAACGAATTtaatatacaaatttatatttaagaCTAATATTTGCCACCTTGCTGAGACAGAATGAAGCAGATATGCAAGGATTTGTAGAGTTGGTCCTTTCAAATCTTGCCATTAGTTAATATCTCTAAGCAGCCATTGTTCTTCGCTTTTTCATCGTCCTGTCGGGATGCAGTTTCCTGTATAAATTCAGCCATTTGTCTCATAAAAACGGCCCAAAGAAAAGTAGAAAACTATTCAAAAAGATAGAGTTGCAAAGTCCAATGCAAATCTCTTTTCAAAATACAAGTAAATAAAGATAGCATACCAACATAAAATCAAAGATGaccaaaaaaggaaaaaaaacctCGATGTCTATGATGTTGCATGTAAACAATCACCCACAAATGCATATGTACGACACGGAATTTGTTGGTGAGCCACAAAAAATGATTGACTTATAACCAGAAACTACCTTAGAGTCTCCAATGGTTCTTTCAACAGCAACAGCATGAGCAACTGCTATTACATCTCGAAcagtgattattttatctatacaTACACTTGTTTTTTCTGCACCAATGAGAGTCTGATCAAATGGCACCACAACATTATCAATCTCGGGGGCCCTTAAGTTCTCACACAAACTGCACAGAAGGGAAAAGAATGAACTTGCATAGAGAACAAATATGCAACATGAATTGATGAATCCAAGAGTACCGTAGGGTGGCAGCTTCTACTTCAAGTTGTGTTGTCACATCTTTctcttttcttctctttttgtTACTTGGCTTTTGCTCCAGCAAGGTATCAGCACACCGTTTCAGCCATGAAAAAGCAGTGATAGGCGAAGATGACTTGAGAGACTTCATTACATCATGTTCAAACCCATTGCTAATGTTACCGTTTTGATCCAAGGGTAATTTATTTTGTGGATTCAAAAAGCTTGAAGATTTCTGAATATATGCCTGCAAAGTGGATAGGTGCATCTCCTTTTCAGCAATGCTATCTAATCTCTCTTTCAAATCTTCCAATTTTTTCAAACTATCTATCTGAGCAAGAATCTCCTCTCTATCTGCACGTAGCAATTCCCTTTGTTTCCCCAGCTTCTCTCTCTGCACCTTAAGCTCGTCTATAGAATTATTCAGCTCTGCCCATTCCTGGTCCCTCTTCTCCCGATCCAGATTTATTTCCTCTCTCTCATTATCAAGTCTCTTCATTGCAGACTTAACATGTTCTAGTTCCTTTTGCACAGTTTCTTTGAGAGAATTAATATGTCGAAGTTCTTTCTTTTTGTCTTCCTCAATCTCTGTTTCTCTTTCTTTAAGATAGCTCTCAATTTCCTCAAGTCTATTACAAACAGAACTCTCCAGCTCTTCTTTCTGCAACTCCATATCGAGCAAGAAATCTGCACGTTCTTTCTGAAACTTACTGAACCACTCAGAGCGTTCATGCTCAAGTTCACTCATAAATGCTTCGCGATCACGGGAAAGTGACTCAAGATCTTGTTTATATTGGTCTCTCATTGCAGTTCTCTCTGCTGTCAACCTCTCACGCTCATCCTTCAGAAATTTAGAGATGATAAACTTCTCTTCAGCAATAAGCTCGGCTTGTCTTGCCAGCTCCTCTCTTTTCTCATCAATTAACTCCCACTCAGCTTCAAATTTCGCCTTCTCTTCTTTTAAATGATCTGCCTCATCCTCAAGTTCCCGCTTTTGAGCACTTatagtgtctatctcttcttTGAGTCTCAATTCAAGCACAAGAGATTCATTTGTTTCACTCTTCATCGCCTTTACTTTCTCTTCTGCGTCATTAACAAATTTTTTCTTCTCCTCCAGAGAATCCAAAGACTTTTGAAGGTCGATCATTTTCTGACTGATTTCTTCTTTCTCCAGTTGGAGAGAGCGTTTCTTAGATTCCAACTCTTCTTCAGCAGTGAAAAGATTCTTCTCTTTCTCTTCAACTAAACTTGACCTCTCTTCCAGTTCGTTTTCACGTTCTTGAAGACGTTTTGATTCAATATCCAGTTCAAGTTCTCTTTCTGATATATAATCCTCTCTTTGCCTCATATCTAGCTCTCTTAGCTCCCATGCACGTCTCTTCACATTCATTTCATCTTCCATCAATTTGTGTCTATTAACTAATTCTGCCTCAAAAGCAGAGTTCTTCTTTTGAAGAGTGGCTTCATGATTAGAAATTACTTCTTGGACATTATCCTGCAATGTACCAATAGGAAAATTGAGGGGGGATAAATTGAGGGGGGATACAGAAGGTTCCAGGGTAATAGCACTAGCAAATTGATGCTCATGCTGCATACACAAATATGATTACATACATACAGTGATAcactgaaaaatatatataaaacaatattgatatatttttaaaaatacatgataTATAAAGAATATTCCAAGTCAATAATACATGAATTACATGGGGCGTGAGGGGAAAAAAGAAGTTAATACTACCTCCATAGGTAATGTCTTTGCCAACCTGTGCAGTATCTCAACGGTCAATTTACTTAATATACATAAACAGCATAAGAAGtggaaatttcaaaaatttaaaatatctaatatGCAAATAATCACTAATATATAGACTAGCCATGACTTTATGCTGAagcaaaagcaagaatctaggCTCCATAACTGCACTAAAGAGTATGTTGAAAGGTTTTCAGGGAAAATACTTGTACAAAAATGAGGATTTTGGAGATGTCTATCACTATTTAAAGTGTTAGGTCAGCTAGAAATAGTATCCTTTCAGGGGTACAGAGCCTAGCAGCGTACGCCTATTACAACAAGACACTAATCTTGGGGACTTCATAGTATAAAacgttattttttttacaatagcTTGGCATGTCAGGTATATCTGTAACATGCTTTTGATCaatgaattataatttttacttataaaaaaaacatcaccACTGCTActgtaagataaaaaaaatgcttTGACAATGAAGAATTTGTAGCAATAATTACATTGTGTAAAAGTGCAAGACGGTGGTTTAAATACCATGTTTAACTACAAAAGAAAATTCTTTACcctaaaaaaagaaattcaataTACACAATGATTGACTTAGAACTTCAGTCATCAGTTCCAATAATCAAATTGACCATTTGTATcctaatttatttcatttagaGGAGTTTACTTACAGATTCTTTGCTGGCAAGTTTAGCTTGTAACGGAAGTAAATCTTCCTCCTTCTTGAGAAGATCACACTCTCGTCTGATGGCAGCCTAGAACCAagtaaaattttagaaaaattaccgTGCGGATAATCCTATATCCAGGATTACCGATACAGGGAACAAAGAAGAGAGGTAATAATGCAATATATCAGCATATTGGGTTATTGACAACCAAATAAATCGAAAGTCATGTGTCAACCTCCTCTCTTGCTGATAAAGAACTTGCCCTCAATTCCAGGGCTAGTTTTTCC
Proteins encoded:
- the LOC140959008 gene encoding uncharacterized protein; translation: MASSSSQTEKLALIPRAPSTVALSPNPGSVRVLKTPLTDEVLWKRLKESGFDEESIKRRDKSALIAYIAKLEAEIYDHQHHMGLLILEKKEWLSKFEEAKSAAESTELKYKRLQSFHASDLADAKKREDSLRKALGIEKECLKNIEKTLHEMRVEYAEVKVSAESKYAEAQNMVEDGNNKLLEADEKRRAAELLELEASRYHRMAERKLLEVEEREDDLRGRMTTLKSELDAKEKDIQHEKLSLFERQKAQQLTQERLLEGQGLLNQREEYVFTRTKELERFEKKLEDLKLSLEKDQRSLNEEKLALELRASSLSAREEAAIRRECDLLKKEEDLLPLQAKLASKESDNVQEVISNHEATLQKKNSAFEAELVNRHKLMEDEMNVKRRAWELRELDMRQREDYISERELELDIESKRLQERENELEERSSLVEEKEKNLFTAEEELESKKRSLQLEKEEISQKMIDLQKSLDSLEEKKKFVNDAEEKVKAMKSETNESLVLELRLKEEIDTISAQKRELEDEADHLKEEKAKFEAEWELIDEKREELARQAELIAEEKFIISKFLKDERERLTAERTAMRDQYKQDLESLSRDREAFMSELEHERSEWFSKFQKERADFLLDMELQKEELESSVCNRLEEIESYLKERETEIEEDKKKELRHINSLKETVQKELEHVKSAMKRLDNEREEINLDREKRDQEWAELNNSIDELKVQREKLGKQRELLRADREEILAQIDSLKKLEDLKERLDSIAEKEMHLSTLQAYIQKSSSFLNPQNKLPLDQNGNISNGFEHDVMKSLKSSSPITAFSWLKRCADTLLEQKPSNKKRRKEKDVTTQLEVEAATLRLCENLRAPEIDNVVVPFDQTLIGAEKTSVCIDKIITVRDVIAVAHAVAVERTIGDSKETASRQDDEKAKNNGCLEILTNGKI